Proteins from one Plodia interpunctella isolate USDA-ARS_2022_Savannah chromosome 3, ilPloInte3.2, whole genome shotgun sequence genomic window:
- the Srrm234 gene encoding serine/arginine repetitive matrix protein 1 isoform X2 codes for MNRGRASRRENNRVVFERLWRGTFQAVVAGPQRRPRASSHDPISESALDPVAMPQQGPSTVADSLEPAIRTILEGLRNSCCCRCNCSQPGRNFNDNLQVCLSNDEERKSMRSVISVRETHAIAEAQQEKNARLRDAFGISPRFVEGTSLDPERRAREQAQRYPLVRTPSNEREERDHVAKKKKKRSTSPDAKRLKKKKSKKNKKEKQVLQLSKSERKMILDFICRLESSKKKKKRSKSPDTESSSDSERDSDSPTSDDERQKKKKKKKSGSRRRGSSEPSSRESSPVKIVKEKTRDRRSESRENDAHLKRNHRERDSKKYNRKEEAGRNSRYNDTSRRRDDRSRSRDDRELDPSPEYKQRSYVSRIENKKREPSKESRPAKRSKRNSSPESDAEEPPPKRRNDKRYREPSASPPPEKKRRRSPSVEYKKKEESYNNKKDARDGRNRRESSSRDDRRAQRRSESPVNRKRQEESYSRKGQDEYSRKERGDRYDRQRSQDRYEEETSRRREKENYEEPRRRKNRSPSKDKRDTSPEKERSPVSKSNRNRESRRDTERNYKNSRPERKSPSSESEAEPPPKYKEKEPKSKARYYKERSPSIERRRSPSPDYRRRDSPPSKSQAEKHKSKVVEKKRERSHSRKRSPSAEKPKRRQSPSPKRRKSPSRSVSESPERRKKDKRKSVTPNNKKRSSERRVASPRAERDRDEKDHKSSRRENHKEKSRSRSARTSSSLSYSPARRSPERYRDILDKLPEKDKRKYIKSPSELKRKREKANYKPKVSCMRSSSSEVEASEGELMTVDERARQDELSGWNRELNRLKRKVAQMARASIERKRVEETNGPSTSQTSRDNVVEKDKEKTKVLLSPVVVRKSKSKSPVDKKSKSPVDKKRDSPVVSPPKEKSPRKESPQTKKRDRGRSWSRSSSRSKSRSRSKSRSRGKSSRSRSRSRSRSRSSRSRSRSYSSSRRSSARSSSYSSRSSSRSSRSSSRSTRSSRTMTGVYADYRRSSVSRARSRSPSIPRRAGSPSFLDRRRITSARKRPIPYRRPTPSTPSSGSYYSSRSSQRSWTRSPPPRAEKEKD; via the exons ATGAACAGAGGCAGGGCGTCGCGTCGCGAGAACAACCGCGTCGTATTCGAACGACTCTGGCGAGGTACTTTCCAAGCCGTGGTCGCGGGTCCGCAACGCAGGCCCCGCGCTTCCTCTCACGACCCCATCTCGGAGTCTGCTCTCGACCCGGTCGCCATGCCCCAACAAGGGCCCTCCACGGTCGCTGACAGCCTCGAGCCAGCTATCAGGACCATTCTGGAGGGCCTCCGCAACTCCTGCTGCTGCCGATGCAACTGCTCACAACCCGGACGCAATTTTAACGACAATTTGCAGGTCTGTCTCTCCAATGACGAGGAGAGGAAGTCCATGCGCTCCGTCATCAG CGTACGAGAGACGCACGCGATTGCTGAAGCGCAGCAGGAAAAAAACGCGCGTCTTCGAGACGCATTCGGGATTTCCCCGCGGTTCGTGGAGGGCACGAGCCTGGACCCGGAGCGCCGAGCAAGGGAGCAGGCCCAGCGGTACCCGCTCGTCAGGACGCCCAGCAACGAGAGGGAAGAGAGGGACCATGTGgctaagaagaaaaagaaaagaag TACCTCGCCAGATGCAAAGAgactgaaaaagaaaaagtcgaagaaaaataagaaagaaaa GCAGGTGCTTCAGTTGTCGAAAAG CGAAAGGAAAATGATATTGGACTTCATTTGTAG GCTGGAGTCGagcaagaaaaaaaagaaacgctCGAAGTCTCCCGACACTGAGAGCTCGTCGGACTCGGAGCGCGACAGCGACTCGCCGACTTCCGACGACGAACgacagaagaagaagaaaaag AAAAAGTCGGGTAGCAGACGCCGCGGCAGCAGTGAGCCGTCAAGCAGAGAAAG CTCCCCAGTTAAGATTGTAAAAGAGAAGACACGAGACCGCCGGAGTGAGAGCAGAGAGAATGATGCACATTTAAAACGGAATCATAGAGAGCGAGATAGCAAGAAATACAACAGGAAAGAGGAAGCCGGCCGGAATTCCCGGTACAATGACACCAGTCGCAGACGCGACGACCGCAGCCGGTCCAGAGATGACCGGGAACTGGATCCCTCGCCGGAGTACAAACAAAGATCTTACGTCTCcagaattgaaaataaaaagagagAACCTTCCAAGGAATCCAGGCCTGCAAAGCGCTCGAAACGAAATTCATCTCCAGAATCTGATGCGGAAGAACCCCCTCCTAAACGCAGAAACGATAAAAGATATAGAGAGCCCAGTGCCTCCCCGCCACCTGAAAAGAAACGGCGTAGGAGTCCGTCTGTCGAATAcaagaaaaaagaagaaagttaTAACAATAAGAAAGACGCGAGAGACGGCCGGAATCGAAGGGAGAGCTCTTCTCGTGATGACAGAAGAGCCCAAAGGAGGAGTGAATCTCCAGTGAATAGGAAGAGGCAAGAAGAGTCTTATAGTAGAAAAGGACAAGATGAATATAGTAGAAAAGAAAGGGGCGATAGATATGACAGACAAAGAAGCCAGGATCgctatgaagaagaaacttCTAGACGAAGGGAAAAGGAAAATTACGAGGAGCCAAGGAGAAGGAAAAACAGAAGCCCTTCTAAAGATAAACGAGACACTTCTCCTGAGAAGGAAAGGTCACCAGTCAGTAAATCAAATAGGAACAGAGAATCTCGACGCGACACAGAAAGAAATTATAAGAATTCGCGACCGGAGAGAAAATCCCCTTCATCAGAGTCAGAAGCCGAGCCGCCCCCAAAGTATAAAGAAAAGGAACCAAAGAGTAAAGCTCGTTATTACAAAGAAAGAAGCCCGTCTATAGAGCGACGGCGGAGTCCTTCACCAGATTACAGGAGGAGAGACTCGCCTCCATCTAAAAGTCAAGCAGAGAAACACAAATCCAAAGTAGTAGAGAAAAAACGCGAAAGAAGTCATTCTAGAAAAAGATCGCCGTCAGCGGAAAAGCCAAAGCGTAGACAATCGCCGAGTCCAAAGCGAAGGAAGTCCCCGAGTCGCTCAGTGTCCGAATCCCCCGAGCGTAGGAAGAAAGATAAGAGAAAGAGTGTTAcgccaaataataaaaagagatCTTCCGAACGGCGGGTCGCCTCGCCGCGAGCGGAGAGAGACAGGGATGAGAAAGATCATAAATCTTCACGGCGCGAAAATCACAAAGAAAAATCAAGGTCGAGGTCGGCGCGGACCTCCTCCAGTTTGAGCTACTCCCCGGCCCGGCGCAGTCCGGAACGTTACCGGGACATCCTAGACAAATTGCCTGAGAAAGATAAGCGGAAGTACATCAAATCTCCGTCTGAACTGAAGAGGAAGCGAGAGAAGGCAAATTATAAGCCTAAAGTGTCGTGCATGAGGAGTTCTTCAAGCGAAGTGGAGGCTTCCGAAGGGGAACTGATGACCGTCGATGAGAGAGCGAGACAGGATGAGTTGAGCGGGTGGAACAGAGAGCTGAACAGACTGAAAAGGAAGGTTGCGCAGATGGCGCGCGCGTCTATAGAGAGGAAAAGGGTTGAGGAAACTAACGGGCCATCGACTTCACAGACCAGCCGCGATAATGTAGTTGAAAAGGATAAGGAGAAAACGAAGGTTTTGCTCAGTCCGGTGGTCGTAAGGAAGTCAAAATCGAAGTCGCCAGTCGATAAGAAATCGAAGTCGCCAGTCGATAAGAAGAGAGATAGTCCAGTAGTTAGTCCGCCGAAAGAGAAATCTCCCCGCAAAGAGAGTCCACAGACGAAGAAGAGAGACAGGGGCCGCAGTTGGTCGCGGTCGTCGTCGCGCTCCAAGTCGAGGTCCAGGTCCAAGTCGCGCTCGCGGGGCAAGTCTTCTAGATCCCGCTCTAGATCTAGGTCTAGATCCAGGTCGTCGAGGTCCAGATCCCGCTCTTATTCCTCTTCGAG ACGCTCGTCCGCGCGCTCGAGCTCGTACAGCAGCCGCAGCTCGTCGCGCTCGTCGCGCAGCTCGTCGCGCTCCACGCGCTCCTCAAG AACAATGACGGGCGTGTACGCGGATTACCGCAGATCCAGCGTGTCGCGTGCGCGATCACGTTCGCCTTCCATCCCGCGGCGCGCGGGCTCGCCTAGCTTCCTCGACCGCCGCCGCATCACGAG CGCGCGCAAACGCCCGATCCCGTACCGGCGGCCGACGCCCTCCACGCCATCTAGCGGGAGCTACTACAGCAGCAGGTCTTCACAACGCAGCTGGACCAGATCTCCGCCCCCACGGGCCGAAAAAGAAAAGGATTAA
- the Srrm234 gene encoding serine/arginine repetitive matrix protein 1 isoform X13 — protein MHWLPKEEIAARVAAFRAKLSETGADKDVPRDEFGRVAVRETHAIAEAQQEKNARLRDAFGISPRFVEGTSLDPERRAREQAQRYPLVRTPSNEREERDHVAKKKKKRSTSPDAKRLKKKKSKKNKKEKQVLQLSKSERKMILDFICRLESSKKKKKRSKSPDTESSSDSERDSDSPTSDDERQKKKKKKKSGSRRRGSSEPSSRESSPVKIVKEKTRDRRSESRENDAHLKRNHRERDSKKYNRKEEAGRNSRYNDTSRRRDDRSRSRDDRELDPSPEYKQRSYVSRIENKKREPSKESRPAKRSKRNSSPESDAEEPPPKRRNDKRYREPSASPPPEKKRRRSPSVEYKKKEESYNNKKDARDGRNRRESSSRDDRRAQRRSESPVNRKRQEESYSRKGQDEYSRKERGDRYDRQRSQDRYEEETSRRREKENYEEPRRRKNRSPSKDKRDTSPEKERSPVSKSNRNRESRRDTERNYKNSRPERKSPSSESEAEPPPKYKEKEPKSKARYYKERSPSIERRRSPSPDYRRRDSPPSKSQAEKHKSKVVEKKRERSHSRKRSPSAEKPKRRQSPSPKRRKSPSRSVSESPERRKKDKRKSVTPNNKKRSSERRVASPRAERDRDEKDHKSSRRENHKEKSRSRSARTSSSLSYSPARRSPERYRDILDKLPEKDKRKYIKSPSELKRKREKANYKPKVSCMRSSSSEVEASEGELMTVDERARQDELSGWNRELNRLKRKVAQMARASIERKRVEETNGPSTSQTSRDNVVEKDKEKTKVLLSPVVVRKSKSKSPVDKKSKSPVDKKRDSPVVSPPKEKSPRKESPQTKKRDRGRSWSRSSSRSKSRSRSKSRSRGKSSRSRSRSRSRSRSSRSRSRSYSSSRRSSARSSSYSSRSSSRSSRSSSRSTRSSRTMTGVYADYRRSSVSRARSRSPSIPRRAGSPSFLDRRRITSARKRPIPYRRPTPSTPSSGSYYSSRSSQRSWTRSPPPRAEKEKD, from the exons CGTACGAGAGACGCACGCGATTGCTGAAGCGCAGCAGGAAAAAAACGCGCGTCTTCGAGACGCATTCGGGATTTCCCCGCGGTTCGTGGAGGGCACGAGCCTGGACCCGGAGCGCCGAGCAAGGGAGCAGGCCCAGCGGTACCCGCTCGTCAGGACGCCCAGCAACGAGAGGGAAGAGAGGGACCATGTGgctaagaagaaaaagaaaagaag TACCTCGCCAGATGCAAAGAgactgaaaaagaaaaagtcgaagaaaaataagaaagaaaa GCAGGTGCTTCAGTTGTCGAAAAG CGAAAGGAAAATGATATTGGACTTCATTTGTAG GCTGGAGTCGagcaagaaaaaaaagaaacgctCGAAGTCTCCCGACACTGAGAGCTCGTCGGACTCGGAGCGCGACAGCGACTCGCCGACTTCCGACGACGAACgacagaagaagaagaaaaag AAAAAGTCGGGTAGCAGACGCCGCGGCAGCAGTGAGCCGTCAAGCAGAGAAAG CTCCCCAGTTAAGATTGTAAAAGAGAAGACACGAGACCGCCGGAGTGAGAGCAGAGAGAATGATGCACATTTAAAACGGAATCATAGAGAGCGAGATAGCAAGAAATACAACAGGAAAGAGGAAGCCGGCCGGAATTCCCGGTACAATGACACCAGTCGCAGACGCGACGACCGCAGCCGGTCCAGAGATGACCGGGAACTGGATCCCTCGCCGGAGTACAAACAAAGATCTTACGTCTCcagaattgaaaataaaaagagagAACCTTCCAAGGAATCCAGGCCTGCAAAGCGCTCGAAACGAAATTCATCTCCAGAATCTGATGCGGAAGAACCCCCTCCTAAACGCAGAAACGATAAAAGATATAGAGAGCCCAGTGCCTCCCCGCCACCTGAAAAGAAACGGCGTAGGAGTCCGTCTGTCGAATAcaagaaaaaagaagaaagttaTAACAATAAGAAAGACGCGAGAGACGGCCGGAATCGAAGGGAGAGCTCTTCTCGTGATGACAGAAGAGCCCAAAGGAGGAGTGAATCTCCAGTGAATAGGAAGAGGCAAGAAGAGTCTTATAGTAGAAAAGGACAAGATGAATATAGTAGAAAAGAAAGGGGCGATAGATATGACAGACAAAGAAGCCAGGATCgctatgaagaagaaacttCTAGACGAAGGGAAAAGGAAAATTACGAGGAGCCAAGGAGAAGGAAAAACAGAAGCCCTTCTAAAGATAAACGAGACACTTCTCCTGAGAAGGAAAGGTCACCAGTCAGTAAATCAAATAGGAACAGAGAATCTCGACGCGACACAGAAAGAAATTATAAGAATTCGCGACCGGAGAGAAAATCCCCTTCATCAGAGTCAGAAGCCGAGCCGCCCCCAAAGTATAAAGAAAAGGAACCAAAGAGTAAAGCTCGTTATTACAAAGAAAGAAGCCCGTCTATAGAGCGACGGCGGAGTCCTTCACCAGATTACAGGAGGAGAGACTCGCCTCCATCTAAAAGTCAAGCAGAGAAACACAAATCCAAAGTAGTAGAGAAAAAACGCGAAAGAAGTCATTCTAGAAAAAGATCGCCGTCAGCGGAAAAGCCAAAGCGTAGACAATCGCCGAGTCCAAAGCGAAGGAAGTCCCCGAGTCGCTCAGTGTCCGAATCCCCCGAGCGTAGGAAGAAAGATAAGAGAAAGAGTGTTAcgccaaataataaaaagagatCTTCCGAACGGCGGGTCGCCTCGCCGCGAGCGGAGAGAGACAGGGATGAGAAAGATCATAAATCTTCACGGCGCGAAAATCACAAAGAAAAATCAAGGTCGAGGTCGGCGCGGACCTCCTCCAGTTTGAGCTACTCCCCGGCCCGGCGCAGTCCGGAACGTTACCGGGACATCCTAGACAAATTGCCTGAGAAAGATAAGCGGAAGTACATCAAATCTCCGTCTGAACTGAAGAGGAAGCGAGAGAAGGCAAATTATAAGCCTAAAGTGTCGTGCATGAGGAGTTCTTCAAGCGAAGTGGAGGCTTCCGAAGGGGAACTGATGACCGTCGATGAGAGAGCGAGACAGGATGAGTTGAGCGGGTGGAACAGAGAGCTGAACAGACTGAAAAGGAAGGTTGCGCAGATGGCGCGCGCGTCTATAGAGAGGAAAAGGGTTGAGGAAACTAACGGGCCATCGACTTCACAGACCAGCCGCGATAATGTAGTTGAAAAGGATAAGGAGAAAACGAAGGTTTTGCTCAGTCCGGTGGTCGTAAGGAAGTCAAAATCGAAGTCGCCAGTCGATAAGAAATCGAAGTCGCCAGTCGATAAGAAGAGAGATAGTCCAGTAGTTAGTCCGCCGAAAGAGAAATCTCCCCGCAAAGAGAGTCCACAGACGAAGAAGAGAGACAGGGGCCGCAGTTGGTCGCGGTCGTCGTCGCGCTCCAAGTCGAGGTCCAGGTCCAAGTCGCGCTCGCGGGGCAAGTCTTCTAGATCCCGCTCTAGATCTAGGTCTAGATCCAGGTCGTCGAGGTCCAGATCCCGCTCTTATTCCTCTTCGAG ACGCTCGTCCGCGCGCTCGAGCTCGTACAGCAGCCGCAGCTCGTCGCGCTCGTCGCGCAGCTCGTCGCGCTCCACGCGCTCCTCAAG AACAATGACGGGCGTGTACGCGGATTACCGCAGATCCAGCGTGTCGCGTGCGCGATCACGTTCGCCTTCCATCCCGCGGCGCGCGGGCTCGCCTAGCTTCCTCGACCGCCGCCGCATCACGAG CGCGCGCAAACGCCCGATCCCGTACCGGCGGCCGACGCCCTCCACGCCATCTAGCGGGAGCTACTACAGCAGCAGGTCTTCACAACGCAGCTGGACCAGATCTCCGCCCCCACGGGCCGAAAAAGAAAAGGATTAA
- the LOC128683991 gene encoding peroxisomal membrane protein 2 yields the protein MSLSKPIMNLLASYLQNLYLHPIRTKSITSCVLGTTGSIVSQLLAGGTIRSDPILAFGLYGLLFGGTIPHYFYELVERLFPEDVVAFPLAKKLLFERLIYAPMIQAFSLYTLARFEGKNHSAALKQLNALYLTVLEANWKWLTLFQVINMAFVPPMLRVLYMNLVGLGWAIFLANKRRQASQKKE from the exons atgtccTTGTCAAAACCTATTATGAATTTACTGGCATCGTATttacaaaatctttatttgcatCCAATCAGGACCAAGTCCATTACGAG ttGCGTTTTGGGAACAACAGGAAGCATCGTGTCACAACTTTTGGCTGGAGGAACCATTCGATCGGACCCGATTCTCGCCTTCGGTCTTTACGG tttactATTCGGAGGCACCATCCCTCACTATTTCTATGAATTGGTCGAACGGCTGTTCCCTGAAGACGTCGTAGCGTTCCCGCTAGCCAAAAAGCTTCTATTCGAAAGACTGATCTATGCGCCTATGATACAAGCCTTCTCATTGTATACCCTGGCCAGGTTTGAAGGCAAGAATCACAGCGCGGCGCTGAAGCAACTCAATGCGTTGTACTTGACTGTGCTGGAGGCCAATTGGAAGTGGCTGACGCTGTTCCAAGTGATTAATATGGCCTTCGTGCCTCCAATG CTACGAGTTCTCTACATGAATCTGGTGGGACTTGGATGGGCCATATTCCTAGCCAACAAGCGGCGCCAGGCGAGTCAAAAGAAGGAATAG
- the LOC128683990 gene encoding uncharacterized protein LOC128683990: MEATTSMKPKTMAELLPGLSGILTKDALQTLTAQKQPRKTIAQTRTAEKVLKPLTIAEMRADILALKVKSPRRCPQNAASARKNWNSSVKVDKKISHTADGQMKNHSVRKALNFQPKPKSMLNSRATIQQPTTETPRFPKPESRAKKSLMQARNVRISGICNIAETPVINKPVRSRMTLANKENISNQVNLIKKPLMPRKQFNHKKLMPPILDTPLSNESWKSSCDASFLQNEKNINDIEMKAKVVSEEHTLENIAEVTPPVSTPFKEYRNVQEYFNNSSELESSAMYHDNTIMCFDKPTNNKQENQREESVIVSLCELLNKASVTNNEKASTELEDLIEVERQTENNIKMIENGIKTLNNIKESQIKSLKYVQKLINEKRKAQTTTGHDKDKTLVDEIKITPKSNKGSSNSSPEKSPALGKRCSVIKSCAKSPSYKIPKKNLCLRKKVFYKSMPNVSSGFQSPSKDIEGKALNIYMKMKEQMNFLNTPVVKHRGDRVPDTPAVTSHNLQRQLDKLYCGS; the protein is encoded by the exons ATGGAAGCAACAACAAGTATGAAGCCCAAGACAATGGCAGAATTACTGCCAGGACTCAGTG GTATTTTAACTAAGGACGCTCTTCAAACTCTGACGGCCCAGAAACAACCACGAAAAACAATAGCACAGACACGAACTGCTGAGAAAGTGTTGAAACCATTAACTATCGCTGAAATGAGGGCTGATATTCTAG CTTTAAAAGTGAAGTCTCCCAGAAGGTGTCCTCAAAATGCTGCATCTGCCAGAAAAAATTGGAACTCGTCCGTGAAAGTGGATAAAAAGATCAGCCATACAGCTGATGGGCAGATGAAGAACCACTCTGTCAGGAAAGCTCTCAATTTTCAACCAAAACCCAAg AGCATGTTAAACTCCAGAGCCACAATACAACAGCCAACTACAGAAACACCAAGGTTTCCCAAACCTGAATCTAGAGCTAAGAAATCTCTAATGCAAG CCCGCAATGTGAGAATCAGCGGTATTTGTAACATAGCAGAAACTCCAGTAATCAACAAACCAGTTAGAAGCAGAATGACGCTGGCCAACAAGGAGAACATTTCAAACCAGGTCAATCTTATAAAAAAGCCTCTCATGCCACGGAAACAATTCAACCACAAAAAGTTGATGCCACCAATTCTAGACACACCTTTATCAAATGAATCCTGGAAGTCCAGTTGTGATGCAAGTTTTCTGCAAAATGAGAAGAACATAAATGATATAGAGATGAAAGCAAAGGTGGTGTCTGAAGAGCATACATTAGAAAATATAGCAGAAGTAACACCTCCAGTGTCTACACCTTTCAAAGAATACCGTAATGTCCAAGagtatttcaataattctaGTGAATTGGAAAGCTCAGCCATGTACCACGACAACACTATCATGTGCTTTGACAAGCCCACCAACAATAAACAGGAGAATCAGAGAGAAGAGAGTGTTATAGTGTCTCTGTGTGAATTACTCAATAAAGCATCCGTTACCAATAATGAAAAAGCAAGTACTGAGCTTGAAGACCTCATAGAAGTCGAGAGACAAACTGAAAACAACATAAAGATGATAGAAAATGGCATAAAAACTTTGAACAATATTAAAGAATCAcaaattaaatctttaaaatatgtacagaaattaataaatgaaaagagGAAGGCACAAACAACAACTGGACATGATAAAGATAAAACTTTAGTtgatgaaatcaaaattacaCCAAAATCCAATAAAGGTTCCTCAAATAGTAGTCCTGAAAAAAGCCCTGCACTTGGCAAACGGTGTTCAGTTATAAAATCATGTGCTAAATCACCATCATACAAAATACCAAAGAAAAATTTATGTTTGagaaaaaaggttttttataaatcaatgcCAAATGTATCGAGCGGTTTTCAATCTCCAAGCAAAGATATAGAAGGCAAAGCACTGAATATATACATGAAGATGAAAGAACAGATGAATTTTTTGAACACTCCAGTTGTGAAACATCGTGGTGACCGTGTGCCTGACACCCCAGCAGTAACTTCACACAATTTACAAAGACAATTGGACAAATTATATTGTGGCAGCTAG